CCGCCTCGGGCATAAGTCGCTTGAGCGTCGCTGCTCCCTGAACGTCAATGCTCAGGATGAGGTCGTGGCCGGACGTCAGCTCTTGCTCCATTTGTCGCCGCGAGCGGCCGTAGCGAAAGCCGTAGACCTCGGCCCACTCGATGAACTCTCCGGCCCGACGCATCCCATCAAATTCCTCCTCGCTGACGAAGAAGTAGTCGCGCCCCTCCACTTCGTTTTCCCGACGCGGGCGGGTCGTGTAGGAGACTGAATATTTCAATCGCGGGGTGGATTCCACGACCGCCGCCACGAGCGTCGTCTTTCCCGCGCCCGAGGGTCCCGACACGACGAACAGGAGTCCTCGCTCATTCGACATTTTGCGCCTGCTCGCGCAATTTCTCGATCTCCGCCTTCATCTGCAAAGCGGCGGAGCAGATCGTCAGTTCACCGGCTTTTGACAGGATCGTGTTGACCTCGCGATTCATCTCTTGGAGCAGGAAGTCCAGCTTCTTGCCCACCGCCTCTTCCGCCCGAAGAAGAGAACGATAGTGTTGGAGGTGGCTTCTCACCCGGACGATCTCTTCGCTGATGTCGGCGCGACTGGCCAGGAAGACGACCTCCTGGGCCAATCGCGTGGGATCGAGCGAGAGAGTTCCTTTCAGGGCATCGAGGCGATCGAGCAATTTCTGCCGGTAGTGCTCGGTGAGGGAGCGGGCATCAGCTTCGATCTCGTTCAGGCATCGCTCCAGGATGTCGAGCCGCTTGTGCATATCATGTTCGAGTTCGCGGCCTTCGGCCTGCCGCATCTCGATCATCGCCCGGAGAGCGCACTGGACGGTGGCTTCGACCCGCTCGGCCAGGGTCTCGGTCAGCGGTGTCGCCGCCGCGCTCGCCGGATGCAACACATCGGGGAAGGCCGCCAGCACATGGAGATCCACCTCTCCGGCGAGAGAAAAATCCTCCTTGATTTGCCGGAGCCAGGCGATGTACGCGGCGATCTTCTCTCGATTGATCCCGACCACCGCCGCTTGAGCCGGTCGCTCGTATTCGACGCTCACCGTGATGCGTCCGCGCTGACAGAGAGCCTGCACCTTCCGCCGAATGCGCGGTTCGAGCGCCTGCCATCCTTCGGGCAGGCGCAGTTGCAGCTCCAGAAAGCGGTGGTTGACGCTCGATGCCACCACCCGGAGCGAGCCTTCCTCTCCTTCATAGGTCGCACTTCCGTAACCGGTCATGCTCGTGAGCATGGATCACCTCGGATGAGACCGCTCAAGGGGCACCGATTCGTCATCGGCGAATTGAAGCTCGTAGAGGCGACGATAGAGCCCTCCCCGCGCCAGCAATTCGTCATGCGTTCCCTGTTCGACGACGCGCCCTCCATCGAGAACGATCAAACGGTCGGCCCGACGCACCGTCGAGAGCCGATGGGCAATGACGATGACGGTTCGTCCCCGCATGAGATTGGCCAGGGCGCGTTGCACATACAGCTCCGATTCGGCATCGAGGGCTGAGGTCGCCTCATCGAGGATGAGGATGGGAGCGTTTTTCAATATCGCCCGGGCGATGGCGATGCGCTGGCGCTGGCCGCCGGACAGACGCACGCCGCGCTCGCCGATGACCGTCTCGTAGCCCGCGGGCAGATCGCAAATGAAATCATGAGCGAGCGCCGCCCGCGCCGCTTGCTCGATCTCGGCGTCGCTGGCATCGCTCCGCCCGTAGGCGATGTTGTTTCGCACCGTGTCGTGGAACAGGATCACATCCTGCGTCACCAGAGCCATCAGGCGCCGGAGCGATTCGAGTCGAATCCGCCGAATATCCACCCCATCGAGGTAAATCGCGCCCGATGTCACATCGTAAAATCGGGGCAGGAGTTTAATCAGCGTCGTCTTCCCCACGCCGCTCGATCCTACGATGGCGACCATTTCGCCCGCTCGCACGGTGAAGCTCACGTCCTTGAGCACGGGCTCGTCGCCGTCGTGGTAGGTGAAGGAGACGTGGCGAAACTCGATCCGGTCGCGGAACGTATCGAGCGTGATGGCATCGGCTCGATCCGGGATCTCCGTGTGATGATCGAGCAGGCGAAAGACGCGACCGGCAGCGGCCAGAGCGTGCTGCATCGAGTTGTGAAGCCGACTCAGCTTGCGCACGGGATCGTAGAGGCTGAAGAGGAAGAAGAGGAAGCCGAAGAATTCGCCCGGCGTCATTTCCCGGCGGGCGATGATGTGCTGCGCATAGAGGATGAATCCCGCCGCCGCGACCACGCCGAGCAATTCCAGAATCGGCGGGGAGAGAGCCGCATAGCGCGCCGCTTTCAACGCCGATCGCATGAGGCGACGCGCCGCCGCTCGAAATCGCTCCGATTCCACCCGCTCAGCGTGAAATGCCTTCACGACGGTGTGGCCGGAGATCGTCTCCTGAGCGACGTGGAGAATCTCCTGGTACCCTTCTTGCACGCGCGCTCCCGTGCGCCGGAGTCGCTGCCCGAAGTAGATCGTGGCCTGGTAGACGAGCGGCCCCAGAAGCAGCGCGAACGACGCCAGCTTCCAGTTCAGCTTGAACACTGCCACGAGAAAAACAACCAGCGTGAACGATTCCCGCAGCGCATCGGCGAGGGTGCGCGAGACCGCCAGCTCGATCTTCTCGACATCGCTCACCAGATGAGAGGTCAGCGCATTCGTGTGATAGGTCGAGAAGAAGGGGGCCGACTGCCGCAGAATATGGTCGTAGAGCGAACAGCGCAAATCGAACACGGCGCGCTGGCCGATCTGTGCCATCAGGACCTGAGAGAAATAATCGGCCACGCCCTTGATCAGGGTGAAGAAGATCAACAGGAAGGCAATCAGGATCCAGGTTCGCTGGCTCCCGAGCGGAAGATAGCGATGAAAGTCAATGAGGTTGCGCGCGACCGGAGGCGTCGCAGCCATGCCGCTGGCCGCCAGAAGCCCATCCGAAATGGGCACGAGCAGAGCCCGAATCGCTCCCTCCAGCACGGCCACGACGTTCATTAACACGAGGGCCAGCAGCAATAGCCCCGCCGACGGGCGCAAATACCGCAGCACTCGAACGAATTCGGTCATCGTCCGCCTGTCCGTTCACGCCGCCGGGAGCGCGGCGACGAGAGCCTCCATCTCATCCCGCGTGTTGTACAGGTGGGGAGCAACGCGCACGCGCCCGCAGCGAGCGGAAACGATGATGCCTTCCTTCTCCACTCGCCGAACGATCTCTTCGGCGGGTCGCTCGGGATGAGCGAGGCAGATGATGGCGGAGGCTTCTCCCGCCCGCCGCGAACTGACCACCCGGTAGCCCTTGGCCTGAGCCGCTTCGCAAAGGAACGTCCCCAGATCCAGGACGTGACGGTCTATCGCCTCGATCCCCACCGTGAGCAGCAGATCGAGCGAGGCACTCAACCCCGCCAGACCAATGGCATTGAGCGTACCGCACTCGAAGCGTCGGGCGCTGTCATGATAGTCGAGACGGTAGGAAAGCGTCTCGCTGCTCAGGACGCGATCCCAGTCCTTGACCGACATCCAGCCGACGACCGTCGGACGAACCTTCTCCCAGGCGCGCTCAGCCAGAAAAAGAACGGCTGCTCCCTCCGGCCCGAGCAACCATTTATGACCATCGGCGGCGAAAGCGTCAACCTGGTAGCGCCGGACATCGAACGGATGGACGCCGAGACCTTGAATGGCATCAACGAAAAAGAAGATGCCGCGCCGCCGACAGAAGTCACCGATGCGTTCCAGGTCCATGCGGAAGCCGCTGGCAAACTGGACGAAGCTCACGGCGATCAGGCGCGTTCGGTCGTCTACGAGTGCCAGCAGCTCGTCGGTCTCTATCCGACCGTCTCGCTCGGGAGCCATCCGAACCTGGACGCCGTATCGCTCCAGTTGCATCCAGGGATAGATATTGGAGGGGAACTCGCAGGCGCAGGTCACGACGTTATCGCCCGGTTGCCAGCTCAATCCGTTGGCGATGGTGGAAATACCTTCGGACGTATTGCGGAGGAAGGCGATCTCCTCGGGACGGGCAGACACAAGCTGCGCCACTTTCGCCCGTGTTCGTTCCACTTCGGCCATCCAGGCGCTCCATCGAACCGATCCGGTTCGGGCGACCTCTTCGATGAGCCGGTGCATGGCCTCGGCCGAGGGCTGCGGCAGAGGGGCTACGGCCGCGTGATTGAGATAGATGTAACGGCGGGTGATGGGAAAGAGCTGGCGAATTGCTTCGTTCATAACCCTATCGTCAACTGAAAGACGGGCCGAATCTCCCCGACGACCAGCCCCCGATGGTTCGTCAACGGAACCTGGCGGCAGGGGGCGAGAGCCTCACGCAGAGGCGGCGTGAGCAAGCCCAGTTGATCGAGCACCTCGACCAGAGTTGCATCCCGCGCCCGCCGATCATCGCCGTCTTCGACCTTCACGGCGATGCCCAAACCGTGGGGGTATCGCACCGAGGGAAAAACGCCTACCGTGAAGACGCCTTCGGCGCCGACTTTGGCCACCCATCGCTGGGGCGCACGTTGCATCAACTGCGTATCCAGACGGTGACTTGTTCCCCCAACCATCTCGGGATGTTCGGTCATGGCCTGGACGATCTCGCGGGCCGCTTCGGCCTGAGCGCCATCGAGCGGCACGATGTCGGGATTGACCAATCGGGCATACATGAGCGCCATGCGCTCGATCGGAAGAGCAAACGTCGGCGCGCTGCATCCGTCCACGCCAATGGCAATCTCTTCGGGGGCCATCCCGGCAAAGCGCGCGATGGTAGCGAGAATCTCTTGCTGTACCGGATGAGTCGGATCCAGATAGGTCGTCACATCCTGCTGTCGAAAGCGAGCCAGTGCCAGCATGCCCGCGTGCTTGCCCGAACAATTATGGTGCAACACGGTCAGTCCCGCATCGCCCACGCGTTTGGCCGTCTCCTTATCAAGCGGCGGATGGAGGCCACAGCCGAGCGCGTCTGCCGTCAGACCGATCTTCTGCAAGATGCCCGCGACCACCTCGGTGTGAATCGGTTCCCCGCTGTGAGAGCCGCAGATAACGGCCAGCTCTCGACGCTCAAGGTGAAAATGACGAGCCGCCCCGCTGGCCACCAGGGGAATGGCTTGAAAGGGCTTGGCCGCCGACCGCAAATAGGTCACCCTCGTGGTGTCCCCAAAGGAGACGAGCCGATGCCCGGCAGGATCCACCGCAGCGATCATCGCGCGATGTCGTGACTCCACAACCGATCCCCGAACAACCTCGATCACCACCGGCGTCTCAATCATCGGCAGGAAAACTATCAAACGCGCCGGAGAACCGCAAGAAATCGCCTCCGCGATTGACCGGGCAAAGAAGGAGATCATTCGCCTCCAGGCAGTGCCGTGCACGCCTTGACGCCCCGGGGAAAGGGGAGATAAAGTGCCCCTCATGATTCTGGACAATCGCGCCGATGCCGCCGCGCGCCTCATCCTCGCCCTCGATCTTCCCACGCGGGCGCGGGCTCTTGAATTCATTCATGAGACCGAGGGCCTCGTGGGATCCTACAAAATCGGCAGCCAGCTCTTCACGGCAGAAGGGCCGACGTTGGTGCGAGACATCGTCGCGCGGGGGCAGAGCGTCTTCCTCGATCTGAAATTTCACGACATTCCCAACACGGTGGCCGGCGCCGCCGTCGAAGCGGCTCGCCTGGGTGTGCGCATGCTCACCATTCATGCCCTCGGCGGCGAGACGATGATGCGCCGGGCAGTGGAAGCGGTTCACGATCTTTGCGATGGCGAAGGACTCACGCCCCCTCGTCTGATCGCCGTCACGCTTCTGACGAGCCTCGGCCGCGAGGACCTGAAGAAAATTCACCTGAGCGGCACGCCGGAGGAGATTGTCGCGGACCTGGCCGAGCTGGCCTACTCCTGTGGGATGGATGGCGTCGTGGCCTCAGCACACGAATGCCCGGCGATCCGCGCCCGCGTCACCGATCCTCGATTCGTTCTCATCGTGCCGGGGATTCGCCCCGCCGACAGCAGCCCGCACGATCAACAGCGAATCGTCACACCGGGGCACGCCCTGCGCCTCGGAGCGGATTATCTCGTCGTCGGTCGCCCCATCCTGGAGAGTCCCACTCCGCGCCAGGCTGCTGAGAGAATCCTCGCGGAAATCGCCGCCTATTGTGACCGACATCTTGATACAGCCGAGAGTGATCTCCAGGGGAACTAGCTGAAGTTTTCCAGGCGCCGGCGTCCCTTTTTCTCCGCCCCCAACGTGCTGCGCTCCTTTCGCTTCGATACGTGCAGGTGATCCCGCCGATCCCGCTGTCTCCGCTCGCATCCCGCTCAAAAGCTCACGTTCCCCGTCGCGCGGGCGATGAGGGAACGAGCGACGCCAGCACACGCTGAATGAATCCATCGAGGGCATTACGCTCGATCCAGCGAACCACGACGACCAAATCGTTCTCCGGGTCCACGTAAATCATATTCGTTCCGTTGCCCAGATGAGCAAACGCCGAGGCCGGAGCACTCGGCAAGAGCTGCCGGTTTGTGTTGAGGAACCAGTTCATGAAGCCGTAAGTCGGTTGCGCCGGCGTGGGCGTGAGCGCGAGCGTCACCCATTGATCGGAGAGGATCTGTTTTTCCTTCCAGCGGCCCCGGCGGAGGGTAAGATAGCCGAATCGTGCCATATCGCGCGCGCTGATCAGCATCCCGCCTCCCCAGTGACCTCCGCCGCTGACCGATTGCACGACGGCACCATCCATAATCACCCAGGAATTGTCGTATCCGTACCAGCGCCAGGTGGGGGATGCGCCAATCGGATCCATGACGTATTCCTTGAGCACCTGCGGCAACGGGCGCCGCCAGATATTGAGGGCTGCCAGCGCCAGCACGTTCACCCGGACATCGTTGTATTCGTAGACGGTGCCCGGTTCATGGCGCGGGCGCGTGAGCCACTGCTCGGGATTGCTGCTTGGCCGATCCGCCCAATCGGGTTTTCCCCACAGCGTCCCTTCCCAGTCGCTCGTTTGACGCAGCAGATGATCCCAGGTGATCTTTCGATTATGCGGCGTATCAAAGAGGCGGAGGACGTGGGGCTGACCCAGCCGCTCGGCGCGATCTTTTCGCCCTTCGGGATCAAAAACGACAATGGGAGCCATCGCATCGGCCACACGGTCGTGCAGGTTGCGGATCAATCCTCGGTCATAGGCCAGACCGACAACCGTCGAGAGGAAACTCTTGGTGACACTGAAGGCCATGTCAACGCGATCCGGCTCGCCCCACTCGGCGACAATGTAGCCGTGACGGAGAATGATCCCGGTCGGTTCGCCGCGCTCGGCAAACGGCCCGATTCCCTCGCCAAACGGCTCACGACCGAAGGTCTGGTAATGGGCCAGTTCCAGATTGCGCGGCGCTTTGGTTTCCTGGGCGCGGGCAAAGGCGATGGCTTCCCGGAGACGATCAGCATCCATCCCCACCTGTTCAGGCGTGCGCCGCTCCCATTGGTCTCCCGGTCCGGGGTAATAGACCTCCGTTGGTGCCGGCCTGGACGCCTGACGATGACCCCGAGCGAAGATTCCAACGACTAGGAGCAGGGCGAGAAGAACCACACCCGCTACCTGACCGCTCAGAAAAACCCTCATCCTACCTGGCGTTGAGCCTCGCTGCGTGCCAGAGCCGTTACGTGAATCGTACACATTCAACTTCTCCGCCGAGAAAGTCTCAATCTTTTCCATCATCGTCTCCTCCGAAAATGTCCCGGAAACGGCGCATCTCATCTGCCAAAACCCAACGCTTGAAGCGCGCGCTCCGGGGAGGTGTTTCTGTCTCGAAAATCATCTCCCAACAGACTGAAAGGTTCCAGCGGATAAACCATCAGCTGGCCCTTTTTATCCGTTAGCGAACCTATTTTTCATCCTTTGTGGCGTGCGTGAGCACACGGGCGATTCTCGTGAAAATCACTGCAAGTGCACGCCTCCGGCGGGCCCGTTGAGCTAGCTCCACACAGATCTCTCAGTTCCCTCGTTCGTGGCGAACGTCCAGTTCGTGAGTGATTCCCGCGACGCTGCCGCGTCATGAACAACTCCTCCGAAAAGAGCCTGCAAGACACGCCACCGATCGGGGATGCGCCGCCCGCTGAAGCCTTTCATCCGTTGGCGAAGCCCGGTCTTCATAACTTCAGCACCGCAGCCCTCGCTTCATCAGCGGGTCCTTCATAAACCCACAAAAAAAGCCCACATCGCCCGAGAGGGCCAAATTTTTCACCGTCTCTCGGCGTTGCGCAAGTGTGATAGTCTCACAGGGGTGCACGCGGAGGG
The genomic region above belongs to Blastocatellia bacterium and contains:
- a CDS encoding guanylate kinase, whose amino-acid sequence is MSNERGLLFVVSGPSGAGKTTLVAAVVESTPRLKYSVSYTTRPRRENEVEGRDYFFVSEEEFDGMRRAGEFIEWAEVYGFRYGRSRRQMEQELTSGHDLILSIDVQGAATLKRLMPEA
- a CDS encoding YicC/YloC family endoribonuclease, coding for MLTSMTGYGSATYEGEEGSLRVVASSVNHRFLELQLRLPEGWQALEPRIRRKVQALCQRGRITVSVEYERPAQAAVVGINREKIAAYIAWLRQIKEDFSLAGEVDLHVLAAFPDVLHPASAAATPLTETLAERVEATVQCALRAMIEMRQAEGRELEHDMHKRLDILERCLNEIEADARSLTEHYRQKLLDRLDALKGTLSLDPTRLAQEVVFLASRADISEEIVRVRSHLQHYRSLLRAEEAVGKKLDFLLQEMNREVNTILSKAGELTICSAALQMKAEIEKLREQAQNVE
- a CDS encoding ABC transporter ATP-binding protein; amino-acid sequence: MTEFVRVLRYLRPSAGLLLLALVLMNVVAVLEGAIRALLVPISDGLLAASGMAATPPVARNLIDFHRYLPLGSQRTWILIAFLLIFFTLIKGVADYFSQVLMAQIGQRAVFDLRCSLYDHILRQSAPFFSTYHTNALTSHLVSDVEKIELAVSRTLADALRESFTLVVFLVAVFKLNWKLASFALLLGPLVYQATIYFGQRLRRTGARVQEGYQEILHVAQETISGHTVVKAFHAERVESERFRAAARRLMRSALKAARYAALSPPILELLGVVAAAGFILYAQHIIARREMTPGEFFGFLFFLFSLYDPVRKLSRLHNSMQHALAAAGRVFRLLDHHTEIPDRADAITLDTFRDRIEFRHVSFTYHDGDEPVLKDVSFTVRAGEMVAIVGSSGVGKTTLIKLLPRFYDVTSGAIYLDGVDIRRIRLESLRRLMALVTQDVILFHDTVRNNIAYGRSDASDAEIEQAARAALAHDFICDLPAGYETVIGERGVRLSGGQRQRIAIARAILKNAPILILDEATSALDAESELYVQRALANLMRGRTVIVIAHRLSTVRRADRLIVLDGGRVVEQGTHDELLARGGLYRRLYELQFADDESVPLERSHPR
- a CDS encoding aminotransferase class V-fold PLP-dependent enzyme, translated to MNEAIRQLFPITRRYIYLNHAAVAPLPQPSAEAMHRLIEEVARTGSVRWSAWMAEVERTRAKVAQLVSARPEEIAFLRNTSEGISTIANGLSWQPGDNVVTCACEFPSNIYPWMQLERYGVQVRMAPERDGRIETDELLALVDDRTRLIAVSFVQFASGFRMDLERIGDFCRRRGIFFFVDAIQGLGVHPFDVRRYQVDAFAADGHKWLLGPEGAAVLFLAERAWEKVRPTVVGWMSVKDWDRVLSSETLSYRLDYHDSARRFECGTLNAIGLAGLSASLDLLLTVGIEAIDRHVLDLGTFLCEAAQAKGYRVVSSRRAGEASAIICLAHPERPAEEIVRRVEKEGIIVSARCGRVRVAPHLYNTRDEMEALVAALPAA
- a CDS encoding asparaginase, coding for MIETPVVIEVVRGSVVESRHRAMIAAVDPAGHRLVSFGDTTRVTYLRSAAKPFQAIPLVASGAARHFHLERRELAVICGSHSGEPIHTEVVAGILQKIGLTADALGCGLHPPLDKETAKRVGDAGLTVLHHNCSGKHAGMLALARFRQQDVTTYLDPTHPVQQEILATIARFAGMAPEEIAIGVDGCSAPTFALPIERMALMYARLVNPDIVPLDGAQAEAAREIVQAMTEHPEMVGGTSHRLDTQLMQRAPQRWVAKVGAEGVFTVGVFPSVRYPHGLGIAVKVEDGDDRRARDATLVEVLDQLGLLTPPLREALAPCRQVPLTNHRGLVVGEIRPVFQLTIGL
- the pyrF gene encoding orotidine-5'-phosphate decarboxylase, producing the protein MILDNRADAAARLILALDLPTRARALEFIHETEGLVGSYKIGSQLFTAEGPTLVRDIVARGQSVFLDLKFHDIPNTVAGAAVEAARLGVRMLTIHALGGETMMRRAVEAVHDLCDGEGLTPPRLIAVTLLTSLGREDLKKIHLSGTPEEIVADLAELAYSCGMDGVVASAHECPAIRARVTDPRFVLIVPGIRPADSSPHDQQRIVTPGHALRLGADYLVVGRPILESPTPRQAAERILAEIAAYCDRHLDTAESDLQGN
- a CDS encoding serine hydrolase codes for the protein MMEKIETFSAEKLNVYDSRNGSGTQRGSTPGRMRVFLSGQVAGVVLLALLLVVGIFARGHRQASRPAPTEVYYPGPGDQWERRTPEQVGMDADRLREAIAFARAQETKAPRNLELAHYQTFGREPFGEGIGPFAERGEPTGIILRHGYIVAEWGEPDRVDMAFSVTKSFLSTVVGLAYDRGLIRNLHDRVADAMAPIVVFDPEGRKDRAERLGQPHVLRLFDTPHNRKITWDHLLRQTSDWEGTLWGKPDWADRPSSNPEQWLTRPRHEPGTVYEYNDVRVNVLALAALNIWRRPLPQVLKEYVMDPIGASPTWRWYGYDNSWVIMDGAVVQSVSGGGHWGGGMLISARDMARFGYLTLRRGRWKEKQILSDQWVTLALTPTPAQPTYGFMNWFLNTNRQLLPSAPASAFAHLGNGTNMIYVDPENDLVVVVRWIERNALDGFIQRVLASLVPSSPARRGT